A genomic region of Pseudomonas sp. KU43P contains the following coding sequences:
- a CDS encoding response regulator → MASSVSLDERAVILAPTQLATDTSRLLAAAGVQSLCACDMANLQACLAEGAGLAIIAENTLTDGPKGVLQQFIAQQPKWSDLPIVMLTATTTCATTPADHPLGNLTLLVMPFEETQLLQLTQTALRTRRRQYLARDQLVDLQQRLDARSEVQQAEALALHQTRKMEAIGQLAGGVAHDFNNLLTSIGGSFELIDRRLKRGHSEGLEGVLRMGQEAVSRAARLTHRLLAFSSRQSLNNQHIELAELLQEKRIKTVLARGVTLQLQLAPDLWPVQADHIQLQEAVDNLLQNACEAMPSGGLLRIEASNSHIGAQQLPGSDLNAGDYACVSIIDEGQGMSDSTLERAFEPFFSTKPIGQGIGLGLSMVYGFSKQSHGHVVLRSQIGQGTRVDLYMPRHHGRAVSKKAPAAPTTHGNGRNVLLVEDDPHVRQLLCQTLQEDGFPCHSASNASEALQVLRSSEAIDLLVSDVGLPGMNGRQLAEIARTLRPQLPVLFITGYAETATAREGFLAPGMQLISKPFELKQLQQQVERMLEGC, encoded by the coding sequence TTGGCCAGTTCTGTGTCACTGGACGAACGTGCCGTGATCCTGGCGCCCACGCAGCTTGCGACGGATACGTCGCGGCTGCTGGCGGCTGCCGGTGTGCAGAGCCTGTGCGCGTGTGACATGGCCAACCTGCAAGCGTGCCTGGCAGAGGGCGCCGGGTTGGCGATCATCGCGGAGAACACGCTGACCGACGGCCCCAAAGGCGTCCTGCAGCAGTTCATCGCGCAGCAGCCCAAGTGGTCTGACCTGCCGATCGTGATGCTTACGGCCACCACCACCTGCGCCACCACGCCCGCCGATCATCCACTGGGCAATCTGACGCTGCTGGTGATGCCGTTCGAGGAAACACAACTGCTTCAACTGACGCAGACCGCCCTGCGTACCCGCCGACGCCAGTACCTGGCACGCGACCAGCTGGTTGACCTGCAGCAGCGCCTGGACGCCCGCAGCGAAGTGCAGCAGGCGGAGGCCCTAGCCCTGCACCAGACCCGCAAGATGGAAGCGATCGGCCAATTGGCAGGCGGCGTGGCACACGATTTCAACAACCTGCTGACCAGTATCGGCGGCAGTTTCGAATTGATCGACCGTCGCTTGAAACGGGGGCACAGCGAAGGCCTGGAGGGAGTGTTGCGCATGGGGCAGGAGGCCGTGTCGCGGGCGGCTCGGCTTACCCATCGTCTGTTGGCGTTTTCATCCCGCCAGTCGCTGAACAACCAGCACATCGAGCTCGCGGAACTGCTTCAGGAAAAGCGCATAAAGACAGTGCTGGCGCGTGGCGTGACCCTGCAACTGCAATTGGCGCCCGACCTCTGGCCTGTGCAGGCAGACCACATCCAACTACAGGAGGCGGTCGACAACTTGCTGCAGAACGCTTGCGAAGCCATGCCCAGCGGGGGTTTGCTGCGTATCGAGGCCAGCAACTCGCATATCGGCGCGCAGCAGCTGCCTGGCAGCGACCTGAATGCAGGCGATTACGCCTGCGTCAGCATCATCGATGAAGGCCAGGGCATGTCGGACAGCACCCTGGAGCGAGCCTTCGAGCCGTTCTTCAGCACCAAGCCGATTGGCCAGGGCATCGGCCTGGGCCTGTCGATGGTTTACGGCTTCAGCAAGCAGTCCCACGGCCACGTGGTGCTGCGCAGCCAGATCGGTCAGGGCACCCGGGTAGACTTGTACATGCCGCGCCATCACGGCCGCGCTGTATCGAAAAAAGCCCCAGCAGCGCCCACAACCCATGGCAACGGGCGCAATGTGCTGTTGGTCGAGGATGACCCCCATGTGCGCCAACTGCTGTGCCAGACCTTGCAGGAGGACGGCTTCCCCTGCCATAGCGCCAGCAATGCCAGTGAAGCTCTGCAGGTGCTGCGCTCCAGCGAAGCCATCGACCTGCTGGTCAGCGACGTGGGCTTGCCAGGCATGAACGGCCGGCAATTGGCGGAAATCGCCCGCACCTTGCGCCCACAGCTTCCCGTACTGTTCATCACCGGCTACGCCGAAACGGCAACGGCCCGCGAGGGCTTTCTTGCTCCTGGCATGCAGTTGATCAGCAAACCGTTCGAACTCAAGCAGTTGCAGCAACAGGTCGAGCGGATGCTCGAAGGCTGTTGA
- a CDS encoding response regulator produces MGELIAAHDWWQTALGPLPLWQAPLRLAVDAMLMSPFPSAVVWGPELTVIHNSEYQRLLEGMNHALGKGFDALWASNWEEVGPWVYKALQGHASFVEDQPLWIARANSDSKAWYAFSYTPICDEQREVAGFLHTVIETTASVEALEKWRDQAQAFEEQIKRYLVDRESMWQLSRDAMITVTRDLKLKAANPAWLRILNWTMAEVHDIPILQLVHPADRAEVEVAVIDFVRDQGADQLETRLRHSDGHYRTFRWTAKFDGTMLTAVGRDITDDREEAMRQAQAMLRDSQQMELVSHLAGGMAHEMNNLLSGIGGSLEMLQRRLIQGRLDRIDNYVELARDSVQRAMTLTHRLLAFSRHQPLSPKPLDINRQLSAMEPLLLQVLGAEMRLHWHKDVHPWAVCLDVAQLESTFVSLCANARDACLGRGNVTVRTTNMRLASAFPDQSGLPPGDYVAVHVSDDGHGMTSEELARACDPFFTTKPVGHGAGLGLSMVHGFVGQSGGYMWLESAPDDGAMVSMLFPRSTETIPEVPPARVPTVMRGEGLRLLLVDDELNLRMLMREYLRERGFEVCDVTDANSALDCFRHNGPFDLVITDIGLPGGFSGRQVARAMRMIKPEQKILFITGYTHTILEPQLFEAPGTELMLKPFPLESLADQALLMLNE; encoded by the coding sequence ATGGGCGAGCTGATCGCTGCCCATGATTGGTGGCAAACCGCCCTTGGGCCATTGCCCCTCTGGCAGGCGCCCTTACGCCTTGCGGTCGATGCGATGCTGATGTCGCCCTTTCCCAGCGCGGTGGTCTGGGGCCCCGAGCTGACGGTGATTCACAACAGTGAGTACCAACGGCTGTTGGAGGGTATGAACCATGCCCTGGGTAAAGGCTTTGATGCGTTATGGGCGAGCAACTGGGAGGAGGTGGGGCCATGGGTGTACAAGGCCCTGCAAGGCCATGCCAGCTTCGTCGAGGACCAACCGCTGTGGATCGCCCGCGCCAATAGCGATAGCAAAGCTTGGTATGCCTTCAGTTACACCCCGATTTGTGATGAGCAGCGGGAGGTTGCGGGGTTCCTGCACACGGTCATCGAGACCACCGCCAGCGTCGAGGCGCTGGAAAAGTGGCGCGACCAGGCACAGGCCTTCGAGGAGCAGATCAAGCGTTACCTGGTCGATCGCGAATCCATGTGGCAGCTGTCACGTGATGCCATGATCACCGTTACCCGCGACCTCAAGCTGAAGGCGGCAAACCCGGCGTGGTTGCGCATTCTCAACTGGACCATGGCCGAGGTGCATGACATCCCGATCCTGCAGCTCGTGCATCCGGCAGACCGGGCCGAAGTGGAAGTGGCAGTGATCGACTTCGTGCGTGACCAGGGTGCCGATCAGCTGGAAACCCGCCTGCGCCACAGTGACGGGCATTACCGCACTTTCCGCTGGACGGCCAAGTTCGATGGCACCATGCTGACCGCGGTGGGGCGCGATATCACCGACGACCGCGAGGAGGCGATGCGACAGGCCCAGGCCATGCTGCGCGACAGTCAGCAGATGGAACTGGTGAGCCACCTGGCCGGGGGCATGGCCCATGAGATGAACAACTTGCTGTCGGGCATCGGTGGAAGCCTGGAAATGCTACAGCGGCGCCTGATCCAGGGCCGCCTGGATCGCATCGACAATTACGTCGAACTAGCCCGCGATTCGGTGCAGCGGGCCATGACCCTCACTCACCGCCTGCTGGCATTCTCCCGGCACCAGCCGCTTTCCCCGAAACCGTTGGATATCAACCGCCAGCTGTCGGCCATGGAGCCCTTGTTGCTCCAGGTGCTGGGGGCGGAGATGCGCCTGCATTGGCATAAGGACGTTCACCCCTGGGCCGTGTGCCTGGATGTCGCGCAATTGGAAAGTACCTTCGTCAGCCTGTGCGCCAACGCGCGTGATGCCTGCCTTGGGCGCGGCAACGTGACAGTGCGTACGACGAACATGCGCCTGGCCAGTGCATTCCCGGACCAGAGCGGCCTGCCACCCGGTGACTATGTGGCCGTGCATGTTTCTGACGATGGCCATGGCATGACCAGCGAAGAGCTGGCCAGGGCGTGCGATCCGTTCTTCACCACCAAGCCCGTGGGGCATGGTGCCGGGCTGGGTCTGTCGATGGTGCATGGCTTCGTCGGCCAATCCGGTGGCTACATGTGGCTGGAGTCGGCGCCGGATGATGGGGCAATGGTGTCCATGCTGTTTCCTCGTTCTACCGAAACCATCCCCGAAGTGCCCCCGGCTCGTGTGCCGACGGTAATGCGGGGCGAAGGGCTGCGCCTGTTGCTGGTCGATGACGAGCTAAACCTGCGCATGCTGATGCGCGAGTACCTGCGCGAACGCGGCTTCGAGGTATGTGATGTGACCGATGCCAATTCAGCGCTCGACTGTTTCCGCCATAATGGCCCGTTCGACCTGGTCATTACCGATATCGGCTTGCCGGGCGGGTTCAGTGGGCGTCAGGTGGCACGGGCGATGCGCATGATCAAGCCGGAGCAGAAGATCTTGTTCATCACCGGCTACACCCATACGATCTTGGAGCCCCAACTGTTCGAAGCACCAGGCACCGAGCTGATGCTCAAGCCTTTCCCTCTGGAATCGCTTGCTGACCAGGCACTGCTGATGCTCAACGAGTGA
- a CDS encoding type 1 glutamine amidotransferase domain-containing protein yields MSKKILVVLTNTAKYPNLKRATGLWLGEAVHFVKVMEEAGYGVDYVSPEGGYVPIDPHSLQMAPELDWQRYNDKLFMNRLGASLPPGKVKADDYCAIYYTGGHGVMYDFPDSQPLQELARRIYENNGIVAAVCHGVVGLLNIKLSDNSLLLKDRKVTGFSNTEEKLAELDTVVPFLTENELGARGGVYSKHDDPWAPFVVADERVITGQNPNSTELLAEHVLEQLKRRCVLHVDG; encoded by the coding sequence ATGAGCAAGAAAATTCTCGTGGTGCTGACCAACACCGCAAAGTACCCGAACCTGAAGCGGGCGACTGGCCTGTGGCTGGGTGAAGCCGTGCATTTCGTCAAGGTGATGGAGGAAGCGGGGTACGGCGTTGACTATGTCAGCCCCGAAGGCGGCTACGTGCCCATTGACCCGCACAGCCTGCAAATGGCGCCGGAACTGGATTGGCAAAGGTATAACGACAAGTTGTTCATGAACCGCCTGGGCGCCTCACTGCCACCGGGCAAGGTAAAGGCCGACGACTACTGCGCCATCTATTACACAGGCGGGCATGGGGTCATGTATGACTTTCCCGATAGTCAACCGCTGCAGGAGCTGGCGCGCAGGATCTATGAAAACAACGGCATCGTCGCTGCGGTGTGCCACGGCGTGGTGGGCCTATTGAACATCAAGCTCAGCGATAACAGCCTGCTGCTCAAGGATCGCAAGGTCACCGGCTTCTCCAATACCGAGGAGAAACTGGCCGAACTGGACACTGTCGTTCCGTTCCTGACCGAAAACGAGCTGGGCGCCCGCGGCGGAGTTTACAGCAAGCATGACGACCCCTGGGCACCGTTCGTGGTCGCCGACGAGCGCGTGATCACGGGACAGAATCCAAATTCCACGGAGCTCCTGGCGGAGCATGTGCTGGAGCAGTTGAAGAGAAGATGCGTCCTACACGTCGACGGCTAG